A region of Enoplosus armatus isolate fEnoArm2 chromosome 14, fEnoArm2.hap1, whole genome shotgun sequence DNA encodes the following proteins:
- the LOC139296392 gene encoding RING finger protein 228-like, translating into MAEAVNTGGDCGSVPPDVTDSFPSDEYECKICYNYFDLDLHTPKLLSCSHTFCQECLDTLHSREGRGWRIGCPVCRHRTPVPEYRVHNLPDNTALTEALPLKTDEPADSSNTDVQTGPAVSSVTSPESNDSCQTCKQVAFATGCVCAILSFLSMVVLLFLGLIFVHNFNNSTSPVGPVCLFVASVLALLSLILTWLMCMLKYRPETEATGRKDLRYLAFTPLVKQPVTEGAAQCCQSVPHGVGPVLPQG; encoded by the exons ATGGCGGAGGCGGTCAATACCGGAGGCGACTGTGGCTCAGTTCCGCCCGACGTGACCGACTCGTTTCCCAGCGATGAATACGAGTGCAAAATATGCTACAACTACTTCGACCTGGACCTCCACACCCCCAAACTGCTGAGCTGTTCTCACACCTTCTGCCAGGAGTGCCTGGACACTCTGCACTCCCGGGAGGGTCGAGGCTGGAGAATCGGTTGCCCTGTGTGTCGCCACCGAACTCCGGTACCGGAATATCGGGTTCACAACCTCCCCGACAACACCGCACTGACTGAGGCGCTCCCGCTAAAAACGGACGAGCCTGCGGACTCGTCAAACACAGATGTCCAGACGGGTCCAGCCGTCTCCTCGGTCACCTCCCCGGAGAGCAACGACAGCTGTCAGACTTGCAAACAGGTTGCGTTCGCGACCGGCTGCGTGTGCGCCATCTTGTCTTTCCTGTCCATGGTGGTGCTCTTATTTCTGGGCCTCATCTTTGTGCACAACTTCAATAACTCTACGTCGCCCGTCGGccctgtctgtttgtttgtcgcCAGCGTCCTCGCCCTGCTCTCGCTCATTCTCACTTGGTTAATGTGCATGTTGAAGTACCGACCTGAAACTGAAGCAA ccgggaggaaagacctgcggtaTCTCGCCTTCACACCGCTGGTGAAGCAGCCcgtcactgaaggagctgcccagtgctgccagagtgtcccGCATGGGGTGGGACCggttctccctcagggatga
- the acsl3b gene encoding long-chain-fatty-acid--CoA ligase 3b isoform X1 codes for MKLKEDMNPLLLQVFRSVVWVYSVITFIPWYFFSGAGSNLERARQMKARSISGHPAGPYRAINSQEKLVAWLHPGVDTLDKVFEYAAGRFPQRDCLGTREVLSEEDELQPNGKVFKKVILGNYNWLSYKDAYQAAKCFGSGLAALGQKPQCNIAIFCETRAEWIVAAQACFMYNFPLVTLYSTLGPTAIAHGLNETEVTHIITSKDLLQSRLKAILCDVPRLRYVIVVDSKPTSWPNIPRGIMVYNMDTVKEMGAKPDNIAVDRRQPEPSDIAVIMYTSGSTGIPKGVMISHGNIIAGITGMAERIPNLNETDTYIGYLPLAHVLELSAELVCISHGCRIGYSSPQTLADQSTKIKKGSKGDTSVLKPTLMAAVPEIMDRIYKNVMTKVEEMSKFQKTLFVLAYNYKMEQISKGYSTPLCDSLVFKRVRALLGGNTRVLLSGGAPLSAATQRFMNICLCCPVGQGYGLTETCGAGTISEIWDYSTGRVGAPLVCSEITLKDWEEGGYYSTDKPNPRGEILIGGPNVTMGYYKNETKNRDDFFVDGNGQRWFCTGDIGEFHPDGCLKIIDRKKDLVKLQAGEYVSLGKVEAVLKNCSLIDNICAYANSDQSYVISFVVPNHKQLMAVAEQMQVSGTWEDICNNSQMEKEVLRIITEAAISAKLERFEIPKKIRLSAEPWTPETGLVTDAFKLKRKELKTHYQEDIERMYGGK; via the exons ATGAAGTTGAAGGAGGATATGAaccccctgctgctgcaggtcttCCGCTCCGTGGTCTGGGTCTACTCCGTCATCACCTTCATACCCTGGTACTTCTTCTCTGGAGCTGGCAGCAACTTGGAACGGGCTCGCCAGATGAAGGCACGCTCAATTAGTGGACACCCAGCAGGGCCTTACAGGGCCATCAACAGCCAAGAGAAGCTGGTGGCGTGGCTGCACCCCGGGGTGGACACCCTGGACAAAGTGTTTGAATACGCTGCGGGGAGGTTTCCACAGAGAGACTGTCTGGGCACCAGGGAGGTGCTCAGCGAGGAGGATGAGCTCCAGCCTAACGGCAAGGTCTTCAAGAAG GTAATTCTTGGAAACTATAACTGGCTGTCGTACAAGGATGCCTACCAGGCAGCGAAGTGTTTCGGCAGTGGCCTGGCAGCTCTTGGCCAGAAGCCCCAGTGTAACATCGCCATCTTCTGCGAGACCAGAGCGGAGTGGATTGTGGCAGCACAAGCCTGCTTCATGTACAATTTCCCAc TTGTGACCCTGTACTCCACGCTTGGACCCACGGCCATCGCCCACGGCCTGAACGAGACCGAGgtcacacacatcatcacaagCAAAGACCTGCTTCAGAGCCGGCTCAAG GCGATACTGTGTGATGTGCCGAGGCTGCGCTATGTTATTGTAGTTGACAGTAAACCCACGAGCTGGCCAAACATCCCCAGAGGCATCATGGTCTACAACATGGACACTGTGAAGGAGATGGGAGCCAAGCCTGACAATA tAGCAGTAGACCGCAGACAACCAGAGCCCTCGGACATCGCCGTCATCATGTACACCAGCGGCTCCACAGGCATCCCCAAGGGTGTCATGATCTCCCATGGCAACATCATTGCTGGAATCACTGGCATGGCTGAGCGGATTCCTAACCTCAA TGAAACAGACACCTACATTGGCTACCTGCCACTGGCCCACGTTTTAGAGCTCAGCGCTGAACTGGTGTGCATCTCTCATGGCTGTCGCATTGGCTACTCCTCCCCTCAGACTCTAGCCGACCAG tCCACCAAGATAAAGAAGGGCAGTAAAGGGGATACCAGTGTGCTGAAACCTACTCTCATGGCTGCTGTACCA gagaTCATGGATCGAATCTACAAGAATGTGATGACCAAAGTGGAGGAGATGAGCAAATTCCAGAAGACGCTCTTTGTGCTGGCTTACAACTACAAGATGGAACAGATCTCCAAAGGCTACAGCACGCCTCTCTGTGACag TCTGGTGTTCAAACGGGTGCGTGCGCTCTTGGGAGGGAACACACGGGTGCTGCTGTCTGGCGGAGCTCCACTCTCAGCTGCCACACAGCGCTTCATGAACATCTGCCTGTGCTGCCCTGTGGGGCAGGGCTACGGCCTGACGGAGACCTGTGGAGCTGGCACCATCAGTGAGA TTTGGGACTACAGCACAGGGCGGGTTGGTGCTCCATTGGTTTGTTCTGAGATCACACTGAAGGACTGGGAGGAGG GTGGTTACTACAGCACAGACAAGCCCAACCCACGGGGTGAAATTCTGATTGGCGGCCCCAATGTAACGATGGGTTActacaaaaatgaaaccaaGAACCGTGATGACTTCTTTGTGGATGGGAACGGCCAGCGATGGTTCTGTACGGGAGACATTGGCGAGTTTCACCCCGACGGATGCCTCAAGATCATCG ACCGTAAGAAGGACCTGGTGAAATTGCAGGCAGGCGAGTATGTCTCTCTGGGAAAGGTGGAAGCTGTCCTGAAGAACTGCTCGCTCATTGACAACATCTGTGCCTATGCCAACAG TGACCAGTCGTATGTGATCAGCTTTGTGGTGCCTAACCACAAGCAGCTAATGGCGGTGGCGGAGCAGATGCAGGTGAGCGGCACATGGGAGGATATCTGCAACAACTCgcagatggagaaagaggtCCTCCGCATCATTACTGAGGCTGCTATCTCAG CAAAACTAGAGCGATTTGAGATCCCCAAGAAGATCCGTCTGAGTGCAGAGCCCTGGACACCAGAGACTGGCTTGGTCACTGACGCTTTCAAACTGAAGCGCAAGGAGCTCAAAACACACTACCAGGAAGACATTGAGAGGATGTACGGTGGCAAATAA
- the acsl3b gene encoding long-chain-fatty-acid--CoA ligase 3b isoform X2 → MKLKEDMNPLLLQVFRSVVWVYSVITFIPWYFFSGAGSNLERARQMKARSISGHPAGPYRAINSQEKLVAWLHPGVDTLDKVFEYAAGRFPQRDCLGTREVLSEEDELQPNGKVFKKVILGNYNWLSYKDAYQAAKCFGSGLAALGQKPQCNIAIFCETRAEWIVAAQACFMYNFPLVTLYSTLGPTAIAHGLNETEVTHIITSKDLLQSRLKAILCDVPRLRYVIVVDSKPTSWPNIPRGIMVYNMDTVKEMGAKPDNSEYLQPEPSDIAVIMYTSGSTGIPKGVMISHGNIIAGITGMAERIPNLNETDTYIGYLPLAHVLELSAELVCISHGCRIGYSSPQTLADQSTKIKKGSKGDTSVLKPTLMAAVPEIMDRIYKNVMTKVEEMSKFQKTLFVLAYNYKMEQISKGYSTPLCDSLVFKRVRALLGGNTRVLLSGGAPLSAATQRFMNICLCCPVGQGYGLTETCGAGTISEIWDYSTGRVGAPLVCSEITLKDWEEGGYYSTDKPNPRGEILIGGPNVTMGYYKNETKNRDDFFVDGNGQRWFCTGDIGEFHPDGCLKIIDRKKDLVKLQAGEYVSLGKVEAVLKNCSLIDNICAYANSDQSYVISFVVPNHKQLMAVAEQMQVSGTWEDICNNSQMEKEVLRIITEAAISAKLERFEIPKKIRLSAEPWTPETGLVTDAFKLKRKELKTHYQEDIERMYGGK, encoded by the exons ATGAAGTTGAAGGAGGATATGAaccccctgctgctgcaggtcttCCGCTCCGTGGTCTGGGTCTACTCCGTCATCACCTTCATACCCTGGTACTTCTTCTCTGGAGCTGGCAGCAACTTGGAACGGGCTCGCCAGATGAAGGCACGCTCAATTAGTGGACACCCAGCAGGGCCTTACAGGGCCATCAACAGCCAAGAGAAGCTGGTGGCGTGGCTGCACCCCGGGGTGGACACCCTGGACAAAGTGTTTGAATACGCTGCGGGGAGGTTTCCACAGAGAGACTGTCTGGGCACCAGGGAGGTGCTCAGCGAGGAGGATGAGCTCCAGCCTAACGGCAAGGTCTTCAAGAAG GTAATTCTTGGAAACTATAACTGGCTGTCGTACAAGGATGCCTACCAGGCAGCGAAGTGTTTCGGCAGTGGCCTGGCAGCTCTTGGCCAGAAGCCCCAGTGTAACATCGCCATCTTCTGCGAGACCAGAGCGGAGTGGATTGTGGCAGCACAAGCCTGCTTCATGTACAATTTCCCAc TTGTGACCCTGTACTCCACGCTTGGACCCACGGCCATCGCCCACGGCCTGAACGAGACCGAGgtcacacacatcatcacaagCAAAGACCTGCTTCAGAGCCGGCTCAAG GCGATACTGTGTGATGTGCCGAGGCTGCGCTATGTTATTGTAGTTGACAGTAAACCCACGAGCTGGCCAAACATCCCCAGAGGCATCATGGTCTACAACATGGACACTGTGAAGGAGATGGGAGCCAAGCCTGACAATAGTGAGTATTT ACAACCAGAGCCCTCGGACATCGCCGTCATCATGTACACCAGCGGCTCCACAGGCATCCCCAAGGGTGTCATGATCTCCCATGGCAACATCATTGCTGGAATCACTGGCATGGCTGAGCGGATTCCTAACCTCAA TGAAACAGACACCTACATTGGCTACCTGCCACTGGCCCACGTTTTAGAGCTCAGCGCTGAACTGGTGTGCATCTCTCATGGCTGTCGCATTGGCTACTCCTCCCCTCAGACTCTAGCCGACCAG tCCACCAAGATAAAGAAGGGCAGTAAAGGGGATACCAGTGTGCTGAAACCTACTCTCATGGCTGCTGTACCA gagaTCATGGATCGAATCTACAAGAATGTGATGACCAAAGTGGAGGAGATGAGCAAATTCCAGAAGACGCTCTTTGTGCTGGCTTACAACTACAAGATGGAACAGATCTCCAAAGGCTACAGCACGCCTCTCTGTGACag TCTGGTGTTCAAACGGGTGCGTGCGCTCTTGGGAGGGAACACACGGGTGCTGCTGTCTGGCGGAGCTCCACTCTCAGCTGCCACACAGCGCTTCATGAACATCTGCCTGTGCTGCCCTGTGGGGCAGGGCTACGGCCTGACGGAGACCTGTGGAGCTGGCACCATCAGTGAGA TTTGGGACTACAGCACAGGGCGGGTTGGTGCTCCATTGGTTTGTTCTGAGATCACACTGAAGGACTGGGAGGAGG GTGGTTACTACAGCACAGACAAGCCCAACCCACGGGGTGAAATTCTGATTGGCGGCCCCAATGTAACGATGGGTTActacaaaaatgaaaccaaGAACCGTGATGACTTCTTTGTGGATGGGAACGGCCAGCGATGGTTCTGTACGGGAGACATTGGCGAGTTTCACCCCGACGGATGCCTCAAGATCATCG ACCGTAAGAAGGACCTGGTGAAATTGCAGGCAGGCGAGTATGTCTCTCTGGGAAAGGTGGAAGCTGTCCTGAAGAACTGCTCGCTCATTGACAACATCTGTGCCTATGCCAACAG TGACCAGTCGTATGTGATCAGCTTTGTGGTGCCTAACCACAAGCAGCTAATGGCGGTGGCGGAGCAGATGCAGGTGAGCGGCACATGGGAGGATATCTGCAACAACTCgcagatggagaaagaggtCCTCCGCATCATTACTGAGGCTGCTATCTCAG CAAAACTAGAGCGATTTGAGATCCCCAAGAAGATCCGTCTGAGTGCAGAGCCCTGGACACCAGAGACTGGCTTGGTCACTGACGCTTTCAAACTGAAGCGCAAGGAGCTCAAAACACACTACCAGGAAGACATTGAGAGGATGTACGGTGGCAAATAA
- the scg2b gene encoding secretogranin-2b, with translation MLHFHHKLPAGGAVVLLAFLLHGCAVQAASLPRHYRLRGGESEGQPAAYPPSSDMIKALEYIENLKQRNGGRAEPVDYDEVDKFRVLLQLASQQDEGPGDRQPSPGVQRQDITAEQLMKALLKSLQDQAGKEAKLSPASASRNDRRTHRHRTKDTEVPESAPVDYGNFPRPHKKYPLMFEDEENTDASKRATEDLDEQYTPQSLANLRSIFEELGRMPTVAGQKRDVFGDDDDEEEDGFGLRNQAYEDVAGGEEWVPVEEREETEEMVNGSHEEMDRALGDQEEAEREEMQRRANQNQEDADDDTKLVDYYLLKVLEMSDQTQKRDKTGEQRKRLIRPSIVDPRTVKELLELSLKLHVPPQDLIDMLLTEELRKLHRAPHASSRYTTGQTPKIRYFSRRLPVKSKPAPEDMDREDFLDIIGVETISNEYPVVQRPLKTSSSSDRIPVASNPVANSGPVKIAPPSGRRENLFLSELNKMPLKRQADGADDEDDDDGGDVEDEVTTYLAAKILTEYPNTITKRDTQAQLKGQFPYELYERALKDYLGQADTEKRPVAKRETEVATEQKAMPTEMQGKEEITAKTSAPQTVNEEEEKEHREKTVAGM, from the coding sequence ATGCTGCATTTCCACCACAAGTTGCCCGCGGGGGGAGCTGTGGTCCTGCTCGCCTTCCTCCTCCATGGATGCGCCGTGCAGGCTGCGTCTCTCCCCCGCCACTACCGGCTCCGAGGCGGGGAGAGTGAGGGGCAGCCGGCTGCCTACCCACCCAGCTCCGATATGATCAAAGCCCTGGAGTACATTGAGAACCTGAAGCAGCGGAACGGGGGCCGAGCTGAACCCGTGGATTACGACGAAGTGGACAAGTTCAGGGTCCTGCTTCAGCTCGCCTCGCAGCAGGACGAGGGTCCCGGGGACCGTCAGCCCTCCCCCGGCGTGCAGAGGCAGGACATTACCGCTGAGCAGCTGATGAAAGCCCTGCTCAAGTCTCTCCAGGATCAGGCAGGGAAAGAGGCAAAGCTCAGCCCCGCATCGGCGTCCAGGAACGACCGCCGCACGCACAGGCACCGCACCAAAGACACTGAAGTCCCCGAGAGCGCACCAGTAGACTACGGTAATTTCCCCAGACCCCACAAGAAATACCCGCTAATgtttgaggatgaggagaatACAGACGCTTCCAAGCGGGCCACGGAGGACCTGGACGAGCAGTACACACCCCAGAGTCTGGCCAACTTGCGGTCCATCTTTGAAGAGCTTGGGAGGATGCCCACAGTCGCCGGCCAGAAGAGAGACGTATTCGGGGACGACGATGACGAGGAAGAGGACGGGTTCGGCCTGAGAAACCAGGCCTACGAGGATGTCGCCGGAGGAGAGGAGTGGGTCCCcgtggaggagagggaggagacggaggagatgGTCAACGGGAGCCATGAAGAAATGGACAGGGCGCTCGGGGAccaggaggaagcagagagggaggagatgcaGCGCCGGGCGAACCAGAACCAGGAGGACGCGGATGATGACACCAAGCTGGTAGATTACTACCTGTTGAAGGTCCTGGAGATGAGCGACCAGACGCAGAAGAGGGACAAGACcggagagcagagaaagagactgatCCGCCCCTCCATCGTGGATCCTCGGACAGTGAAGGAGTTGCTGGAGCTCTCCCTGAAGCTCCACGTCCCCCCACAGGACCTTATCGATATGCTGCTCACAGAAGAGCTCAGGAAGCTGCACCGCGCTCCCCACGCCTCATCTCGCTACACGACCGGCCAGACCCCCAAGATCAGGTACTTCAGCCGCAGACTGCCGGTGAAGAGCAAGCCCGCCCCTGAGGACATGGACAGAGAAGACTTTTTAGACATCATCGGAGTGGAGACGATCAGTAACGAGTACCCTGTGGTGCAGAGACCCCTgaagacctcctcctcctcggacAGAATCCCAGTGGCGTCCAACCCTGTTGCAAATTCAGGTCCAGTTAAAATCGCTCCTCCCTCCGGGCGCAGGGAGAACCTCTTTTTATCCGAGCTCAACAAAATGCCCCTGAAACGCCAAGCCGATGGCgctgatgatgaagacgacGACGATGGCGGCGATGTGGAAGACGAGGTGACGACCTACCTGGCGGCTAAAATCCTCACAGAGTACCCCAACACCATCACCAAGCGGGACACCCAGGCGCAGCTGAAGGGACAGTTCCCCTACGAGCTGTACGAGAGGGCCCTGAAGGACTACTTGGGGCAAGCGGACACTGAAAAGAGGCCAGTGGCCAAGAGGGAAACCGAGGTGGCCACAGAGCAGAAAGCTATGCCCACAGAGATGCAGGGGAAAGAGGAGATAACGGCCAAGACCTCGGCTCCACAGACCGtaaatgaagaagaggagaaggagcacCGTGAAAAAACAGTGGCCGGGATGTAG